One segment of Clarias gariepinus isolate MV-2021 ecotype Netherlands chromosome 6, CGAR_prim_01v2, whole genome shotgun sequence DNA contains the following:
- the LOC128526265 gene encoding probable G-protein coupled receptor 34, whose translation MRTNAYKMTIVNQTNMLSDNFSIHHIASERNSCTLEEEAQRVPLAILYSLIFLFGLAGNLLALWVFIFVHPRRNSVRIFLINVALADLVLVACLPFRILYHMLGNYWPLGSTMCKTVGNLFYMNMYVSITLLGLISLDRYVKIQGWPGTQASCCHRWLKGNSWSLVACSVLWISSMLAVVPMIALAEGNEVQGKCFQYKPRTKARSKAYFNLLMVAIFWLVFLLMVLSYGRIALHLLQASRNKPDLPNAGHYSRAAKKSFVVLFLFTICFVPYHAFRGVYVRSQLTDTPCETRRHIDHANEVMLLFSALNTCLDPLMYFVLSASVRKATKNAISRVLCVRSHSSINSSSMEFHRTSVSQASTGALAKPRGSVGLINIITTTQPKEHP comes from the coding sequence ATGCGGACAAATGCATAcaaaatgacaattgttaacCAAACAAACATGCTGTCAGACAACTTTTCTATCCATCACATAGCCTCAGAACGCAATTCATGCACACTGGAAGAAGAAGCCCAGCGTGTGCCACTCGCCATCCTCTATTCTCTCATCTTCCTGTTTGGCTTGGCAGGGAACCTGCTGGCCCTCTGGGTCTTTATTTTTGTCCACCCACGCCGCAACTCAGTCCGCATCTTTCTCATCAACGTGGCTCTGGCTGATCTAGTGCTGGTAGCCTGTCTGCCATTTCGCATCCTCTACCACATGCTGGGTAACTACTGGCCCTTAGGTTCCACTATGTGCAAGACTGTGGGCAACCTCttttatatgaatatgtatGTAAGCATCACCCTGTTGGGTCTAATCAGCCTGGACCGCTATGTCAAGATACAGGGTTGGCCAGGAACACAGGCATCTTGCTGCCACCGCTGGCTAAAGGGCAACAGCTGGAGTTTGGTGGCATGCAGTGTATTATGGATAAGCTCAATGCTAGCTGTGGTGCCTATGATAGCTCTGGCTGAGGGAAATGAGGTGCAGGGGAAGTGCTTCCAGTACAAGCCTCGAACAAAGGCACGCAGTAAGGCATACTTTAATTTACTCATGGTAGCCATTTTCTGGTTAGTGTTCTTGCTCATGGTGTTGTCATATGGAAGGATTGCCTTGCACCTTTTGCAGGCATCCCGCAACAAGCCAGACCTGCCCAACGCAGGGCATTACTCCCGTGCTGCTAAGAAGTCCTTTGTGGTGCTTTTCCTCTTCACCATCTGCTTTGTGCCCTACCATGCCTTCAGGGGAGTGTATGTGCGGTCTCAACTTACCGACACCCCCTGTGAGACTCGCCGTCATATAGACCATGCCAACGAGGTCATGTTGCTTTTCTCAGCCCTCAATACCTGCCTGGACCCCCTCATGTACTTTGTTTTATCTGCTTCAGTGCGCAAGGCAACAAAAAATGCTATTTCCCGGGTATTATGTGTGCGCAGCCACTCTTCCATCAACAGCTCTTCCATGGAGTTCCACCGGACTTCTGTGTCCCAGGCTTCCACTGGTGCACTAGCTAAACCTCGGGGGAGTGTGGGGCTCATCAATATTATAACGACCACCCAGCCTAAAGAGCATCCATAA